One window of Athalia rosae chromosome 2, iyAthRosa1.1, whole genome shotgun sequence genomic DNA carries:
- the LOC105692279 gene encoding uncharacterized protein LOC105692279 isoform X1: MVKAEMDQPKSTFFESEKSSDYLLFSDERTVEDRMIGQMEMEEDIDRNEDLVDSSMKTDSTELSVFFREDLETRNKHTDYKEKKAYSTFKHYAEEHEGVRDFAEEDEETIATFVTAAGQQLALYAVEDSDDVFAVAVYDESGEPPTNFQFLMKSDVERLIGEGAVRTVKKPSQIKKQLLTTQPPMFASKRKRALNNARFDLSVKSHHQKTIQSSWDGNPSSNENYRRPILNSNSRKMADYPQSKQSKNLTYMMTNDTTIDVAGPLESSQDSLGSESELVEQSTVQYILLDGDQSDSELTFDEIQATLQSLQFSTNKSTVKKKANAEKGLHQQTETTQTLQNSSPETLEEKTKIDVTRDSPNNTTNDVPSKVTEIETDKIKNSTCPEQSDLIGTPSTETCSPQDHRSCLKENPTAKSTKDSSLDSKKKPNKIESKHHPVNILRRSISDGCTEVRPQIKRSRKQQLTSVNRGDSEIIIQPAVIGEEEDNNKKRGRRKKKPAPDPDYNPRPVRSKKSKKSMKNQKVEIIEIDVDEEQSLPQEKSDVIEITLDDNKEKGSSDKENDVIMLGDSDDEFQEIPVKPMPPAMQCKHCLRNFRQKRALDTHSRVCPKFRKKMEKANVGMLATASDASDKDESDSDRAVRKQFSCKVCDKKFNAVVELARHARMEHPKTSRNKSTSKSSSVEDRSLEKKIEAAKELMNQRRVTRINQKKKGQSSSQSWKKTPKLNCDDCGRWFPSRAILAAHCLQHATKNPEKQIRQCQTCKKLIKTRSLFLQHMKTHSITTRNTKPPTTVIHKQLRQTRQVTNKMTVKKRGRPRKL; the protein is encoded by the exons CATACGGattacaaagaaaagaaagcatACAGTACATTCAAGCATTATGCTGAAGAGCACGAAGGTGTGCGCGATTTTGCTGAAGAGGATGAGGAAACAATAGCAACATTTGTGACTGCTGCTGGACAGCAACTTGCTCTGTATGCTGTGGAAGATTCAGATGATGTTTTTGCAGTAGCTGTCTATGATGAATCTGGAGAACCGcctacaaattttcaatttcttatgAA ATCTGATGTAGAAAGACTCATAGGAGAAGGTGCAGTGAGAACAGTGAAGAAACCGAGTCAAATCAAAAAGCAGCTACTTACTACCCAGCCACCTATGTTTGCATCTAAGCGAAAGCGAGCTCTGAATAATGCTAGATTTGATCTAAGCGTGAAGTCTCACCACCAGAAAACTATACAATCAAGTTGGGATGGTAATCCATCGAGCAATGAAAATTACCGTCGACCAATACTGAATTCGAATTCTCGTAAAATGGCAGATTATCCTCAGTCTAAGCAATCAAAAAATCTTACATATATGATGACGAATGACACGACAATAGATGTTG CAGGACCATTGGAGAGCAGTCAAGATTCTCTTGGAAGCGAGAGTGAACTAGTTGAACAATCGACAGTGCAATATATTCTTCTAGACGGTGATCAGTCTGACTCCGAATTAACTTTTGATGAGATTCAAGCGACACTACAAAGTTTGCAATTTTCCACAAACAAATcgaccgtaaaaaaaaaggcgaatgCCGAAAAAGGTTTGCACCAACAAACTGAAACAACCCAGACTCTACAGAACTCGTCACCTGAAAcgcttgaagaaaaaactaaaatcgaTGTAACTCGCGACTCTCCAAATAATACCACGAATGATGTTCCCTCTAAAGTAACGGAAATTGAAaccgataaaattaaaaattcgacTTGTCCTGAACAAAGTGACTTAATTGGGACACCATCAACTGAAACTTGTAGCCCCCAAGACCATAGATcttgtttgaaagaaaatcctACCGCTAAATCGACAAAAGATTCATCtcttgattcgaaaaaaaaaccgaacaagaTCGAATCCAAACACCATCCGGTGAATATATTAAGACGAAGCATATCTGATGGATGCACTGAAGTGCGTCCTCAAATCAAAAGATCGAGAAAACAACAACTCACTTCGGTAAACCGTGGGGattctgaaataattattcagcCAGCTGTAattggagaagaagaagataataACAAAAAGCGAGGacggcgtaaaaaaaaacctgcacCAGACCCTGATTACAACCCCCGGCCAGTCAGAtccaaaaaatcaaagaaatctATGAAGAACCAGAAAgtcgaaattattgaaatcgaCGTAGATGAAGAGCAAAGTCTGCCACAGGAAAAATCAGATGTAATTGAAATCACACTTGATGATAATAAGGAAAAAGGTTCGAGTGATAAAGAAAACGATGTCATAATGCTCGGAGATTCTGATGATGAATTTCAAGAAATTCCAGTAAAACCAATGCCACCCGCTATGCAGTGTAAACATTGTTTAAGGAATTTCAGACAAAAGAGAGCATTAGATACACATTCTAGAGTGTGTCCGAAATTTcggaagaaaatggaaaaagcgaATGTTGGAATGCTTGCAACAGCATCGGATGCTTCAGATAAAGATGAATCAGACAGCGATAGAGCTGTCAGAAAACAATTCTCGTGCAAAGTATGCGATAAAAAGTTCAACGCTGTAGTCGAGTTAGCAAGGCATGCACGAATGGAACACCCCAAAACATCTCGCAATAAGTCTACAAGTAAATCTAGTAGTGTAGAAGATAGAtcactggagaaaaaaatagaagcggCAAAGGAGCTCATGAATCAAAGAAGAGTCACTCGTATAaatcaaaagaagaaaggTCAGAGTTCGAGCCAATCATggaaaaaaacaccaaaactAAATTGTGACGACTGCGGCCGTTGGTTCCCTAGCAGAGCTATACTCGCTGCTCATTGTTTGCAACATGCTACAAAGAATCCTG AAAAGCAAATTCGCCAATGCCAAACgtgcaaaaaattaataaaaactcgTTCACTCTTCCTGCAACATATGAAGACACACAGTATAACAACGAGAAATACAAAACCGCCAACAACCGTCATCCACAAACAGTTGCGCCAGACGAGGCAAGTCACGAACAAAATGACAGTGAAAAAACGAGGCCGACCCCGAAAACTTTGA
- the LOC105692279 gene encoding uncharacterized protein LOC105692279 isoform X2, which produces MVKAEMDQPKSTFFESEKSSDYLLFSDERTVEDRMIGQMEMEEDIDRNEDLVDSSMKTDSTELSVFFREDLETRNKHTDYKEKKAYSTFKHYAEEHEGVRDFAEEDEETIATFVTAAGQQLALYAVEDSDDVFAVAVYDESGEPPTNFQFLMKSDVERLIGEGAVRTVKKPSQIKKQLLTTQPPMFASKRKRALNNARFDLSVKSHHQKTIQSSWDGNPSSNENYRRPILNSNSRKMADYPQSKQSKNLTYMMTNDTTIDVGPLESSQDSLGSESELVEQSTVQYILLDGDQSDSELTFDEIQATLQSLQFSTNKSTVKKKANAEKGLHQQTETTQTLQNSSPETLEEKTKIDVTRDSPNNTTNDVPSKVTEIETDKIKNSTCPEQSDLIGTPSTETCSPQDHRSCLKENPTAKSTKDSSLDSKKKPNKIESKHHPVNILRRSISDGCTEVRPQIKRSRKQQLTSVNRGDSEIIIQPAVIGEEEDNNKKRGRRKKKPAPDPDYNPRPVRSKKSKKSMKNQKVEIIEIDVDEEQSLPQEKSDVIEITLDDNKEKGSSDKENDVIMLGDSDDEFQEIPVKPMPPAMQCKHCLRNFRQKRALDTHSRVCPKFRKKMEKANVGMLATASDASDKDESDSDRAVRKQFSCKVCDKKFNAVVELARHARMEHPKTSRNKSTSKSSSVEDRSLEKKIEAAKELMNQRRVTRINQKKKGQSSSQSWKKTPKLNCDDCGRWFPSRAILAAHCLQHATKNPEKQIRQCQTCKKLIKTRSLFLQHMKTHSITTRNTKPPTTVIHKQLRQTRQVTNKMTVKKRGRPRKL; this is translated from the exons CATACGGattacaaagaaaagaaagcatACAGTACATTCAAGCATTATGCTGAAGAGCACGAAGGTGTGCGCGATTTTGCTGAAGAGGATGAGGAAACAATAGCAACATTTGTGACTGCTGCTGGACAGCAACTTGCTCTGTATGCTGTGGAAGATTCAGATGATGTTTTTGCAGTAGCTGTCTATGATGAATCTGGAGAACCGcctacaaattttcaatttcttatgAA ATCTGATGTAGAAAGACTCATAGGAGAAGGTGCAGTGAGAACAGTGAAGAAACCGAGTCAAATCAAAAAGCAGCTACTTACTACCCAGCCACCTATGTTTGCATCTAAGCGAAAGCGAGCTCTGAATAATGCTAGATTTGATCTAAGCGTGAAGTCTCACCACCAGAAAACTATACAATCAAGTTGGGATGGTAATCCATCGAGCAATGAAAATTACCGTCGACCAATACTGAATTCGAATTCTCGTAAAATGGCAGATTATCCTCAGTCTAAGCAATCAAAAAATCTTACATATATGATGACGAATGACACGACAATAGATGTTG GACCATTGGAGAGCAGTCAAGATTCTCTTGGAAGCGAGAGTGAACTAGTTGAACAATCGACAGTGCAATATATTCTTCTAGACGGTGATCAGTCTGACTCCGAATTAACTTTTGATGAGATTCAAGCGACACTACAAAGTTTGCAATTTTCCACAAACAAATcgaccgtaaaaaaaaaggcgaatgCCGAAAAAGGTTTGCACCAACAAACTGAAACAACCCAGACTCTACAGAACTCGTCACCTGAAAcgcttgaagaaaaaactaaaatcgaTGTAACTCGCGACTCTCCAAATAATACCACGAATGATGTTCCCTCTAAAGTAACGGAAATTGAAaccgataaaattaaaaattcgacTTGTCCTGAACAAAGTGACTTAATTGGGACACCATCAACTGAAACTTGTAGCCCCCAAGACCATAGATcttgtttgaaagaaaatcctACCGCTAAATCGACAAAAGATTCATCtcttgattcgaaaaaaaaaccgaacaagaTCGAATCCAAACACCATCCGGTGAATATATTAAGACGAAGCATATCTGATGGATGCACTGAAGTGCGTCCTCAAATCAAAAGATCGAGAAAACAACAACTCACTTCGGTAAACCGTGGGGattctgaaataattattcagcCAGCTGTAattggagaagaagaagataataACAAAAAGCGAGGacggcgtaaaaaaaaacctgcacCAGACCCTGATTACAACCCCCGGCCAGTCAGAtccaaaaaatcaaagaaatctATGAAGAACCAGAAAgtcgaaattattgaaatcgaCGTAGATGAAGAGCAAAGTCTGCCACAGGAAAAATCAGATGTAATTGAAATCACACTTGATGATAATAAGGAAAAAGGTTCGAGTGATAAAGAAAACGATGTCATAATGCTCGGAGATTCTGATGATGAATTTCAAGAAATTCCAGTAAAACCAATGCCACCCGCTATGCAGTGTAAACATTGTTTAAGGAATTTCAGACAAAAGAGAGCATTAGATACACATTCTAGAGTGTGTCCGAAATTTcggaagaaaatggaaaaagcgaATGTTGGAATGCTTGCAACAGCATCGGATGCTTCAGATAAAGATGAATCAGACAGCGATAGAGCTGTCAGAAAACAATTCTCGTGCAAAGTATGCGATAAAAAGTTCAACGCTGTAGTCGAGTTAGCAAGGCATGCACGAATGGAACACCCCAAAACATCTCGCAATAAGTCTACAAGTAAATCTAGTAGTGTAGAAGATAGAtcactggagaaaaaaatagaagcggCAAAGGAGCTCATGAATCAAAGAAGAGTCACTCGTATAaatcaaaagaagaaaggTCAGAGTTCGAGCCAATCATggaaaaaaacaccaaaactAAATTGTGACGACTGCGGCCGTTGGTTCCCTAGCAGAGCTATACTCGCTGCTCATTGTTTGCAACATGCTACAAAGAATCCTG AAAAGCAAATTCGCCAATGCCAAACgtgcaaaaaattaataaaaactcgTTCACTCTTCCTGCAACATATGAAGACACACAGTATAACAACGAGAAATACAAAACCGCCAACAACCGTCATCCACAAACAGTTGCGCCAGACGAGGCAAGTCACGAACAAAATGACAGTGAAAAAACGAGGCCGACCCCGAAAACTTTGA